One Gimesia aquarii DNA segment encodes these proteins:
- a CDS encoding peptidyl-alpha-hydroxyglycine alpha-amidating lyase family protein yields the protein MTIDTSKDQNGATVEVGENAFRYRVSTKWPSLPSDLDLVEVTAVATDSQDQVYVFNRGKHPVAIFSPEGEFIESWGEEVFARAHGITIGSDDTVYCVDDLDHTVKQFSTDGQLLMTLGTSGLYSDTGATSVDYRNIQRAGPPFNFPTNLAISPSGDLYITDGYGNARIHRFSADGKLLLSWGEPGDGHGQFQIPHGIAIDRNENVYVADRENSRIQIFTADGQYKDEWNDVARPCEVFIGDDSNVYVAELGFRAGMWSGTHPPIPNATGGRMSIFNLRGELQSRWGGGKTPCAPGDFFAPHDVWVDSHGDVYVSEVTMSAGGNRGLVSPNCHSLQKFIHQSKKVPQ from the coding sequence ATGACGATTGACACATCTAAGGATCAAAATGGCGCGACAGTTGAAGTCGGTGAGAATGCGTTCCGCTATCGGGTCTCAACGAAGTGGCCAAGTTTGCCCTCAGACTTAGATCTGGTCGAAGTCACTGCGGTGGCAACGGATTCACAGGACCAAGTCTATGTGTTTAATCGAGGTAAGCATCCTGTTGCCATCTTTAGCCCGGAAGGCGAGTTCATCGAATCTTGGGGGGAGGAAGTTTTTGCCCGGGCACATGGGATCACGATTGGCTCGGATGACACGGTTTACTGCGTTGATGATCTGGATCATACAGTGAAACAATTTTCAACTGATGGTCAGTTACTGATGACATTGGGAACCAGCGGACTTTACTCTGATACCGGTGCAACCAGCGTCGATTATCGAAACATTCAACGTGCCGGCCCCCCTTTTAATTTTCCGACCAATCTGGCAATCTCTCCCAGCGGCGACCTCTACATAACCGATGGTTATGGTAACGCACGAATTCATCGATTTTCCGCTGATGGTAAATTGCTACTCTCTTGGGGAGAACCTGGAGATGGTCACGGGCAGTTTCAAATCCCACATGGTATCGCCATCGATCGCAATGAAAATGTTTATGTTGCCGATCGAGAGAACAGTCGCATTCAGATCTTTACGGCCGATGGTCAATATAAGGATGAATGGAATGATGTCGCCAGACCATGTGAAGTTTTTATCGGTGACGATTCCAACGTGTATGTTGCCGAACTTGGTTTTCGTGCGGGAATGTGGTCAGGCACACATCCACCAATTCCGAATGCCACAGGCGGGCGAATGAGTATCTTTAATTTAAGAGGAGAGCTACAGTCCCGCTGGGGAGGTGGTAAGACTCCCTGCGCGCCGGGAGACTTCTTTGCCCCGCATGACGTTTGGGTTGACTCGCACGGTGATGTTTATGTTAGCGAAGTGACGATGTCTGCGGGCGGCAATCGTGGACTTGTTTCCCCCAACTGTCATAGTCTCCAGAAATTCATTCATCAATCTAAAAAGGTTCCACAATGA
- a CDS encoding cupin domain-containing protein produces MKDRTLQQERLEAIISSNESATVPLADGVELRPLVSSTLGARGLSTGIVTFQSDAMLPAHRHPVSEVIIPITGNIHVIVEGRRYKIGRYDAFHVPAGVAHWVQNDLSELPVSCFSVFASEEPKREWVETSFINKDCTETDSSVTEDLIRFESAPDYELAQNALFRDLFAGRFGSRGICGGYGIFQPGASLPCHIHGFDESITIVEGTAVCQVAGREYGLSNCDTACIPEGRPHRFINRSDQAMAMIWVYAGDEPDRTVLEQCCCEESFIKQACESDN; encoded by the coding sequence ATGAAAGATAGAACGCTACAACAGGAACGCCTGGAAGCCATTATCTCAAGCAATGAGTCAGCAACCGTTCCCTTGGCTGATGGTGTTGAGCTCAGGCCTCTCGTTTCGAGCACTCTGGGAGCACGAGGACTTTCTACGGGGATTGTTACTTTTCAATCGGATGCGATGCTTCCAGCTCATCGTCACCCAGTCAGCGAAGTCATAATACCGATTACGGGAAATATACATGTCATTGTTGAAGGACGACGTTACAAGATTGGTCGGTATGATGCTTTCCATGTGCCAGCGGGCGTAGCACATTGGGTTCAAAATGATTTGAGTGAACTGCCTGTTTCCTGCTTCAGCGTGTTCGCCAGCGAGGAGCCAAAACGCGAATGGGTAGAAACCAGTTTTATAAACAAAGATTGTACTGAAACCGATTCCTCTGTAACGGAAGACTTAATCCGGTTTGAGTCTGCCCCTGATTATGAATTAGCACAAAACGCACTCTTTCGCGATCTGTTTGCTGGCCGGTTTGGATCACGGGGTATTTGTGGTGGTTACGGTATTTTCCAACCCGGAGCTTCGCTACCCTGCCATATCCATGGTTTTGATGAATCGATTACAATCGTCGAAGGGACGGCCGTTTGTCAGGTAGCGGGACGTGAATATGGACTGTCAAATTGTGATACAGCTTGTATTCCTGAAGGACGACCCCACCGATTTATCAATCGTTCGGATCAAGCGATGGCAATGATCTGGGTCTACGCCGGTGATGAGCCAGATCGGACGGTATTAGAGCAATGTTGCTGCGAAGAATCATTCATCAAACAAGCTTGTGAGTCAGACAATTAG
- a CDS encoding malate/lactate/ureidoglycolate dehydrogenase → MKFQHEQLITLAEEIFIKAGCKHDVAHQVGKRLVEANLVGHDSHGVIRIPSYVEWLHDGKVLANQSIRIISENDVIAVVDGQFGLGQIVGEEAIQLGINKAAQHGVTVIALRNSGHLGRIGDWAEMAAEAGMLSLHFVNTSGAGMLVAPFGGIDRRLSANPFTAGVPTGDSKPIILDMSACTVAEGKIRVALNQGTMVEDGCLIDSAGNPTNDPRCFYGDPPGAILPIAGHKGSGLSLIIEMLAGALTGSSCTNPKNASRVANGMLSVIIDRRFFGSDNEFFPEVERFISFVKSSRTINHNGEILMPGELEQRTKAQRLEQGIELDEITWKQICTTCRSLNIEHGFIESNETNPAFHDSQISIPGCEPVSSKSGSRDER, encoded by the coding sequence ATGAAATTCCAACACGAACAGCTGATAACACTCGCTGAAGAGATTTTTATCAAAGCTGGCTGCAAACACGACGTGGCGCATCAAGTTGGAAAACGCCTCGTCGAAGCCAATCTGGTAGGACACGATTCGCACGGAGTGATTCGGATACCTTCGTACGTGGAATGGTTGCACGATGGCAAGGTTCTTGCGAATCAGTCCATTCGAATTATCTCTGAAAATGATGTGATCGCTGTTGTCGATGGACAATTCGGCCTGGGACAAATCGTCGGCGAAGAAGCGATTCAACTGGGCATCAATAAAGCAGCCCAACATGGTGTCACCGTCATCGCCTTGCGAAATTCAGGGCATCTGGGACGCATTGGCGACTGGGCGGAGATGGCGGCAGAAGCTGGAATGCTCTCCTTGCATTTTGTCAACACCAGTGGTGCAGGGATGTTGGTTGCTCCCTTCGGTGGAATTGACCGTCGGCTCTCTGCGAATCCCTTCACCGCAGGCGTGCCTACCGGAGACAGCAAACCGATCATCCTCGATATGTCAGCGTGTACGGTCGCGGAAGGGAAAATTCGTGTCGCACTCAACCAGGGAACAATGGTTGAAGATGGTTGTTTGATTGATTCAGCAGGAAATCCAACCAACGACCCCAGATGCTTTTATGGAGATCCTCCCGGTGCGATTCTTCCAATCGCCGGCCATAAAGGCTCCGGCCTTTCACTGATTATTGAAATGCTCGCGGGCGCCCTCACTGGCAGTTCCTGCACAAATCCGAAAAATGCTTCGCGCGTAGCCAATGGTATGTTGTCCGTAATCATTGACCGTCGTTTCTTTGGATCTGATAATGAATTCTTTCCAGAAGTAGAGCGTTTTATATCATTCGTAAAGAGTTCACGAACCATCAACCACAATGGTGAAATTCTTATGCCAGGCGAACTGGAACAGCGCACCAAAGCCCAGCGTTTAGAACAGGGAATCGAATTGGATGAGATCACCTGGAAACAGATCTGTACCACTTGTCGATCACTCAATATCGAGCATGGTTTTATTGAGTCCAACGAGACAAATCCAGCATTCCATGACAGTCAGATTTCCATTCCGGGCTGTGAACCAGTTTCGAGCAAGTCGGGGAGTCGAGATGAAAGATAG
- a CDS encoding DUF1501 domain-containing protein, translated as MFTSNFSRRDFLTRNSHGFGAMALWHLLTQEGHTVASQTHFKPRAKNVIFIFMMGGPSHIDLFDPKPKMAPLHGEPIPESLVQAKKSATGGILERVMASPRKFQRRGQSGVEISELLPHTAKMADEICLIRSMHSEQSNHDPAQLLMHCGTPLFGNPSIGSWVNYGLGSACKNLPGYMVLTSDDGHGLEGAGSSLWSSGFMSSTYRGVRFRNSGDPILYLKRPDGISASTQRARLDVLSDVNQMHQQSTGDTEIASRIASYEMAFHMQSAAPELLDFSKETAATRTMYGIDAEKTRSFGTNCLLARRMVERGVRFVHLVHSTWDHHSSLDKRLELNCGMTDLPAGGLLKDLKQRGLLNDTLVVWAGEFGRTPMGEVRRGSTAGKEGRDHHPNAFSLWMAGSGLKRGHVHGRTDDFGFNIEENPVHVHDLQATILHLLGVDHEKLTYRHSGRDYRLTDVAGNVVKEIIA; from the coding sequence ATGTTTACTTCTAATTTCTCGCGCCGCGACTTCCTGACCCGGAACTCCCATGGATTTGGCGCAATGGCACTTTGGCATTTGCTTACGCAAGAAGGCCATACAGTCGCTTCTCAGACACACTTTAAACCTCGTGCGAAAAACGTGATCTTCATCTTCATGATGGGAGGTCCTTCACATATCGATCTATTCGATCCAAAACCAAAGATGGCTCCCTTACACGGCGAGCCGATCCCAGAGTCGCTCGTACAAGCTAAAAAGAGCGCTACCGGGGGAATACTCGAAAGAGTGATGGCCAGTCCCCGCAAATTTCAACGACGGGGACAAAGTGGAGTTGAGATTTCTGAACTGCTGCCACACACTGCGAAAATGGCAGACGAGATATGCCTCATTCGTTCGATGCACAGTGAGCAGAGCAATCATGATCCCGCACAATTATTGATGCACTGCGGTACGCCACTGTTTGGTAATCCAAGCATTGGTTCGTGGGTCAACTACGGACTTGGTAGTGCCTGTAAGAACCTGCCGGGCTATATGGTCCTCACATCGGATGATGGTCACGGCTTGGAAGGTGCTGGCAGTTCGCTTTGGTCCAGTGGGTTTATGTCTTCGACCTATCGTGGCGTCAGGTTCCGTAACTCCGGCGATCCCATTCTCTATCTCAAACGTCCAGATGGCATCAGTGCTTCAACACAACGCGCTCGACTTGACGTATTAAGTGATGTCAATCAAATGCATCAACAGTCTACAGGTGATACCGAGATTGCCTCACGCATCGCCTCCTATGAGATGGCCTTCCATATGCAAAGTGCCGCCCCAGAGTTGCTCGATTTCAGTAAGGAGACTGCTGCTACGAGAACCATGTATGGGATTGATGCTGAAAAAACGCGTTCCTTCGGAACGAACTGTTTGTTAGCACGTCGTATGGTGGAACGGGGCGTGCGTTTCGTGCATTTAGTTCATTCAACATGGGACCATCATAGTTCTTTGGATAAGCGTCTCGAGCTCAATTGCGGTATGACGGATCTGCCTGCCGGTGGCTTGCTCAAAGACCTGAAGCAACGCGGCTTGCTCAATGACACACTCGTTGTTTGGGCGGGTGAGTTTGGCCGTACTCCCATGGGTGAAGTCCGCCGCGGTAGCACCGCTGGTAAAGAAGGACGCGATCATCATCCGAATGCCTTCAGTCTCTGGATGGCAGGCAGCGGATTGAAACGCGGTCACGTCCATGGTCGTACCGATGACTTTGGTTTTAACATCGAAGAGAACCCCGTTCACGTTCACGATCTCCAGGCCACCATTCTCCATCTCCTGGGCGTCGACCACGAAAAGCTGACGTACCGCCACAGTGGTCGCGATTATCGTCTCACTGATGTGGCTGGAAATGTAGTGAAGGAAATCATTGCTTAA
- a CDS encoding helix-turn-helix domain-containing protein, whose translation MKKSRVSGSQKESSNHADLLIDVDKSYLAYSLPVTRPFVHFRSGHFPAGTITQKHSHSIMAMHGSLQGPLTLKTSIGDYTLDAGDFCILAPGTHHFWSNSGTHTAATISFLIDTDHPGRWSAGSGVVEACGELGQLVQDVHCFSSSGDPDLQHAFWQIADQLTIERPWKKLGVTGRLWTFLSIILERLSPELINESQHDVAQQIRRLLLSRVNDRLTIAEVAAAVHVGATQAKEVFRTTFGCGIMAYFNELKIWQAKRLLCDPNLTIDQVSSKLGFSSPTYFSQTFRKHTGETPSDFRKQR comes from the coding sequence ATGAAGAAATCACGCGTTTCTGGATCGCAAAAAGAATCTTCAAATCACGCAGATCTCTTGATTGACGTCGACAAGAGCTATTTAGCATACTCACTTCCTGTGACACGACCGTTTGTCCATTTCAGGTCGGGACACTTTCCTGCGGGGACAATCACTCAAAAACACAGTCACTCCATTATGGCGATGCACGGAAGCCTTCAAGGCCCACTTACATTAAAGACTTCTATTGGTGATTACACACTTGATGCCGGCGACTTCTGCATTCTTGCTCCTGGAACTCATCACTTCTGGTCTAATTCTGGGACACACACAGCGGCGACCATTTCGTTTCTGATTGATACCGATCACCCAGGCCGCTGGTCAGCCGGTTCGGGTGTTGTTGAAGCCTGTGGTGAGTTAGGTCAGTTAGTTCAAGACGTTCATTGTTTCAGTTCCTCGGGTGATCCAGACCTGCAACATGCCTTCTGGCAAATTGCTGACCAGCTTACGATTGAGCGTCCCTGGAAAAAGCTGGGAGTGACCGGGCGACTGTGGACATTTTTATCGATTATTCTCGAACGTTTGTCACCAGAATTAATCAACGAATCCCAACATGATGTGGCACAGCAGATTCGGCGTCTTTTGCTCAGTCGAGTGAATGATCGATTAACAATTGCTGAAGTGGCTGCAGCAGTTCATGTGGGCGCAACACAAGCCAAAGAAGTTTTTCGAACCACATTTGGTTGTGGAATCATGGCCTACTTCAACGAACTCAAAATCTGGCAAGCCAAACGACTGCTCTGTGATCCTAACCTGACTATCGATCAGGTAAGCAGCAAGCTGGGATTTTCTTCACCAACCTACTTTAGTCAGACATTTCGAAAACACACGGGGGAAACACCGTCCGACTTTCGCAAGCAGCGGTAA
- a CDS encoding PSD1 and planctomycete cytochrome C domain-containing protein, translating into MIDKLLAYLDRPLFFHPNMVISQTIALCLFAFNSSHLTASEDTTIRDSIFYESAVKSIITEKCLRCHNSKTKKAGLDLSSAQGIQNGSESGRIVQAGDPDESLLIEMINAGEMPPDGKDHLSKKELNEIRNWISAGAKFRETVQTKPSVTQHDIIPLLHLRCVACHGGRRKEAGLDLRTKESILKGGKSGPAVVPGEPEKSLLIQRIASGEMPPRRKLVSVSVKPMEVNELKRLSKWIALKLPEVKHPSVDDKNQSDALVTEKDREFWSFQPPSKVKPPQVKHSNQVRNPIDAFILRKLEQRGLTLSPAASKRTMIRRLFFNLTGLPPTPNEVEHFINDTDPLAYEKLVDRLLASPRYGERWARHWLDVAGYADSEGAQNEDRLRPHIYRYRDYVIRAFNNDKPYSRFLMEQIAGDELVDYQSKEVTQEVYDCLVATGFLRTAPDRTFANITNFVPDRLEVISDEMEILGSAVMGLTIKCARCHSHKFDPIAQRDYYRLTAIFKEAYDEHDWLKSQGPRTLPHVTSEERRHYEKHNQLITADIERLKQKLKERTARALKTQREKGIQSLPESERETILIAFSTKASQQTDEQKILLKKHKRLLTPSPDELKKLDQEYKKKSDDLQNQMKVLKSKMKQEPRIRALWSRGSPSPTYILKRGNYLTPGRLVEPGVPEVLIQKANPFSSIIPENNRNSIRRRLAFAKWLTRSDNPLTARVMVNRIWLHHFGRGIVNTPGNFGRAGEKPSHPELLDWLANEFVRQNWSLKSLHRLIVTSNTYRQNSSITKKALQRDPDGSLLSRMPLQRMEAEVLRDTLLYLSGQLDETPFGPADPVEVRSDGLVTSKRTQKGWRRSIYIRQRRTQIPTLLENFDYPQMGPNCISRGKSLVAPQALHLMNDKMVYQLAIDFASQIQSEVGPVPEAQIVQIYRKAFSRNPTAEEKTIADDIMQQMTKTWQDSNYQQKDQIPPTQKALINYCHAVFNLAEFQYID; encoded by the coding sequence ATGATTGATAAACTGCTGGCATATTTAGATCGCCCGCTGTTTTTTCATCCTAATATGGTGATTAGTCAGACGATCGCCCTCTGTTTATTTGCATTTAACTCCAGTCACCTCACAGCCAGTGAAGATACAACAATCAGGGACAGCATTTTTTATGAAAGTGCTGTCAAATCAATTATTACTGAAAAATGTCTTCGTTGTCATAACTCAAAAACAAAAAAAGCGGGCCTTGATCTCAGTTCTGCGCAAGGCATTCAAAATGGAAGCGAATCGGGTCGTATCGTGCAAGCCGGAGATCCGGACGAAAGCCTCTTAATCGAAATGATCAACGCAGGCGAAATGCCACCAGATGGGAAAGACCATCTGAGTAAAAAAGAATTGAATGAGATTCGCAACTGGATTTCTGCTGGTGCGAAGTTTCGTGAAACAGTTCAAACCAAACCTTCAGTGACACAACATGATATTATTCCCCTGCTTCACTTACGATGCGTTGCCTGTCATGGAGGCCGACGCAAGGAAGCGGGGCTCGATCTCAGAACAAAAGAGTCGATTTTAAAAGGTGGAAAATCAGGACCAGCAGTTGTTCCTGGTGAACCAGAAAAAAGTCTTCTCATCCAGCGTATCGCGTCAGGTGAGATGCCACCACGTCGGAAGTTGGTCTCAGTCAGTGTCAAACCCATGGAGGTGAATGAGCTGAAACGGCTCTCAAAATGGATTGCGCTCAAGCTTCCGGAAGTAAAGCATCCCTCGGTAGACGATAAAAATCAGTCCGATGCTCTTGTAACTGAGAAAGATCGCGAGTTTTGGTCGTTTCAGCCTCCCTCAAAAGTGAAGCCCCCTCAAGTGAAACACAGTAACCAGGTAAGAAATCCAATCGATGCGTTTATTCTACGAAAGCTGGAACAACGCGGACTCACTTTGTCTCCAGCGGCAAGTAAGAGAACAATGATACGCCGACTTTTTTTCAATCTCACAGGTTTACCACCGACTCCCAATGAAGTCGAACATTTCATCAATGACACTGATCCTTTAGCATATGAAAAGCTGGTAGATCGATTATTGGCATCACCACGCTATGGAGAGCGCTGGGCACGTCATTGGCTTGACGTTGCAGGTTATGCAGATTCGGAAGGGGCTCAAAACGAGGATCGGTTACGTCCACATATCTATCGCTACCGCGATTATGTAATTCGCGCTTTCAATAATGACAAGCCTTACTCACGCTTTCTGATGGAGCAAATCGCAGGTGATGAACTGGTCGATTATCAAAGTAAAGAAGTGACACAAGAGGTCTATGACTGTCTCGTTGCGACAGGTTTTCTGAGAACTGCCCCAGATCGTACCTTTGCCAATATCACCAATTTTGTGCCTGACCGCCTCGAAGTCATTTCTGACGAAATGGAAATCCTGGGGTCGGCAGTCATGGGATTGACCATCAAATGTGCACGTTGTCATTCGCATAAGTTTGATCCCATAGCTCAACGAGACTATTACCGTCTGACAGCCATCTTTAAAGAGGCTTACGATGAACATGACTGGCTGAAATCACAAGGACCACGCACCTTACCGCACGTGACATCTGAAGAACGACGTCATTATGAAAAGCATAACCAGCTCATCACAGCCGATATTGAACGACTTAAACAAAAATTAAAGGAACGGACAGCAAGAGCATTAAAAACACAGCGAGAGAAAGGCATTCAGTCACTTCCTGAATCGGAGCGTGAAACAATCTTAATTGCGTTTTCCACTAAAGCGTCTCAACAGACTGATGAGCAAAAAATACTTTTGAAAAAGCATAAAAGACTGTTAACTCCTTCTCCTGATGAATTAAAAAAACTGGATCAGGAATATAAAAAGAAATCTGATGATCTCCAAAATCAGATGAAGGTTCTCAAATCGAAAATGAAGCAGGAGCCCCGTATTCGGGCACTTTGGTCGCGAGGAAGTCCCTCTCCTACTTATATTTTGAAACGAGGGAATTACCTCACTCCAGGACGCCTGGTTGAACCCGGAGTACCAGAAGTCCTTATTCAAAAAGCGAATCCATTCAGTTCCATCATACCTGAGAATAATCGGAATTCCATTCGTCGTCGACTCGCTTTTGCGAAGTGGTTAACTCGATCCGATAACCCATTGACGGCGCGAGTTATGGTGAACCGTATCTGGTTGCATCATTTCGGGAGGGGAATTGTCAACACACCAGGCAATTTTGGACGCGCAGGAGAAAAACCGTCCCACCCAGAATTATTGGACTGGCTGGCCAACGAGTTTGTACGTCAAAACTGGAGTCTTAAATCCCTGCACCGCTTAATTGTCACTTCAAACACGTATCGACAAAATTCTTCGATCACAAAGAAAGCATTACAACGAGATCCCGATGGAAGCCTCTTGTCAAGAATGCCCTTGCAGCGCATGGAAGCCGAGGTTCTCAGAGACACTCTGCTTTATCTTTCCGGTCAATTAGACGAAACTCCTTTTGGTCCCGCGGATCCGGTTGAAGTTCGTTCTGATGGTCTGGTAACATCAAAGCGGACTCAAAAGGGGTGGAGAAGAAGCATTTATATTCGACAGCGTCGTACACAAATCCCAACCCTTCTGGAAAATTTTGACTACCCACAAATGGGACCAAACTGTATCAGTCGCGGCAAGTCACTTGTGGCGCCACAAGCGTTGCACTTAATGAATGATAAAATGGTTTATCAATTAGCAATAGATTTTGCCTCTCAAATTCAATCTGAAGTTGGACCAGTTCCAGAAGCACAAATTGTCCAGATTTATCGAAAAGCTTTCAGTCGGAATCCCACCGCGGAAGAAAAAACCATAGCTGACGACATAATGCAACAAATGACAAAAACATGGCAAGATTCAAATTATCAGCAAAAAGATCAAATTCCACCGACACAAAAGGCACTGATTAATTATTGCCATGCCGTCTTCAATCTGGCTGAGTTTCAGTACATCGATTGA
- a CDS encoding SMP-30/gluconolactonase/LRE family protein, protein MRWIVLTITILICNCVTSPFIRADGIKQNPIFPDNVKLELLFTRQAKINSGLTEGPAVAPDGSIYFTDMPFGKADHGMILRFDPKTQRTTVFTNDSGKSNGLAFDTNGFLISCDGADGGGRRLIRWDLKTGKGTTLVDRFHAKRLNAPNDLCIDSQGRIYFTDPRYIGDEPRELKYRAVYRLNKDLSIIEITRDVEKPNGITLSPDERTLYVGDHNNGSDGINVAPNAPPPTKGAMKVYEFPLDKNGLISGPRRTLVDFGKQAGCDGMTVDAHGNIYLTCRSLKKPGLMVIDPHGKELAFLPTGPTDQSGEFEDWRGIPSNVEFGIGDEKNILYVTIDKSLYRVRVKTEGHHPTLRRKQ, encoded by the coding sequence ATGCGCTGGATTGTTTTAACTATTACCATTCTGATTTGCAATTGCGTAACCTCACCATTCATTCGAGCTGACGGAATTAAGCAGAACCCTATCTTTCCCGACAATGTGAAACTGGAATTGCTATTTACTCGTCAAGCAAAAATCAACAGCGGCTTGACAGAAGGACCTGCAGTCGCCCCCGATGGGAGCATTTATTTTACCGATATGCCTTTTGGGAAAGCGGATCATGGTATGATTCTCCGCTTTGATCCCAAAACACAACGAACAACAGTATTCACGAATGATAGTGGTAAATCAAACGGACTGGCCTTCGATACAAATGGGTTCCTGATTTCATGTGATGGAGCAGACGGGGGCGGTCGGCGCCTGATTCGCTGGGATTTAAAAACAGGCAAAGGCACAACTCTCGTTGATCGCTTTCATGCAAAACGCCTCAATGCACCCAATGATCTGTGTATCGATTCACAAGGTCGAATCTATTTCACAGATCCCCGCTATATTGGTGATGAACCACGGGAACTTAAATATCGTGCAGTATATCGTCTCAACAAGGATTTAAGCATTATCGAAATCACACGCGATGTGGAAAAACCAAATGGCATCACACTCAGCCCGGATGAACGGACCCTTTACGTGGGAGACCATAATAACGGCAGTGATGGAATCAACGTTGCCCCCAATGCCCCACCACCCACCAAAGGTGCGATGAAGGTTTATGAATTTCCACTCGACAAAAACGGATTGATTTCGGGACCGCGACGCACTCTGGTCGACTTCGGCAAGCAAGCCGGATGCGATGGGATGACCGTCGATGCGCATGGCAATATTTATCTTACGTGTCGAAGTCTCAAAAAGCCCGGACTGATGGTCATTGATCCGCATGGAAAGGAACTTGCATTTCTACCAACCGGACCGACCGACCAAAGCGGTGAGTTTGAAGACTGGAGAGGCATCCCCAGTAATGTCGAGTTTGGAATCGGCGACGAGAAGAATATTCTCTATGTGACAATTGATAAGAGTCTGTACCGAGTGCGAGTAAAAACAGAAGGGCATCACCCTACACTGCGGAGAAAACAATGA
- a CDS encoding Nramp family divalent metal transporter yields MMNSDSHQQPKSMRFGNLAPWNESDLPAPPPFSVRNLFRTIGPGAILLAGSIGGGEWLIGPTITVKYGMDILWIATVAIALQLLFNLEAIRYTLYTGEPILVGIMRLRPGSKFWASGYIFATIAQLGVPALAAACASVLFASFAGRMAGDGDTTILHYLTYTVILITVGILLSGKTIERMLEYFSWIMISFIFSFLTLVNVLFVPFEHWMKTLTGFFQFGSLPADVDLLLLATFAATAGSGGIGNLVITNWYRDKGFGMGAKVGSITSAFSHSEMKLSPVGKVFPINKENLHNWNSWWKYVSADQIWLWGMGCLIGMFLNVNLATAVIPENTNMDHMAAGAFQARYMADQLWSGFWILALLNGFWVLMSTHLSNTDVLIRTVTDIVWVASPHLRERRKMSVSRLYYSFLAIATVWGLFAVHWGHAITLFKILGAIAGPVLAIAAIQILILNTKLLPLELRPPIWRRCALVVCALCYGCLSAALLWNLFFE; encoded by the coding sequence ATGATGAATTCAGATTCTCATCAACAACCGAAATCAATGCGATTCGGGAACCTTGCTCCCTGGAATGAAAGCGATTTGCCTGCACCACCGCCGTTCTCGGTACGCAACCTGTTTCGTACAATTGGGCCGGGAGCAATCTTGCTTGCCGGATCAATTGGCGGCGGTGAGTGGCTCATCGGTCCTACCATTACGGTGAAGTATGGTATGGACATTCTCTGGATCGCAACCGTCGCCATCGCATTGCAACTTCTCTTTAATCTGGAAGCCATTCGTTACACGTTATACACGGGCGAGCCAATTCTGGTGGGAATTATGCGATTGCGACCGGGTTCTAAATTTTGGGCCTCTGGTTACATCTTCGCCACAATTGCTCAACTAGGTGTCCCGGCATTGGCCGCAGCTTGTGCATCGGTGCTTTTTGCCTCTTTTGCAGGTCGTATGGCCGGTGATGGGGATACAACCATTCTCCATTACCTTACTTATACCGTGATTTTGATAACGGTCGGCATTCTGCTCTCTGGCAAAACTATTGAACGCATGTTGGAATATTTTTCATGGATCATGATCTCATTCATTTTTTCGTTCCTCACGCTCGTCAATGTCTTATTTGTACCCTTTGAGCATTGGATGAAGACACTCACAGGATTCTTTCAGTTTGGAAGTCTCCCGGCTGATGTCGATCTGTTATTACTGGCGACCTTTGCCGCAACGGCCGGTTCCGGAGGCATTGGAAACCTAGTGATCACCAACTGGTATCGTGATAAAGGATTCGGAATGGGAGCCAAAGTCGGATCGATTACGAGCGCTTTCAGCCACAGTGAAATGAAACTCTCTCCCGTTGGTAAGGTATTTCCGATCAATAAAGAGAATCTTCATAACTGGAATTCCTGGTGGAAGTATGTCTCAGCCGATCAGATCTGGCTGTGGGGAATGGGATGTCTTATTGGAATGTTTCTGAATGTAAATCTGGCAACAGCAGTCATTCCCGAAAACACGAATATGGATCACATGGCAGCTGGTGCTTTTCAGGCACGCTACATGGCAGATCAGCTTTGGAGCGGATTCTGGATTCTGGCTCTCTTGAACGGATTCTGGGTGTTGATGTCAACTCATTTGAGTAACACGGACGTCCTGATTAGAACGGTTACAGACATCGTCTGGGTGGCGAGTCCCCACTTGCGTGAGCGTCGCAAGATGAGCGTCAGTCGTCTCTATTACTCTTTTCTGGCAATCGCGACTGTCTGGGGCCTCTTTGCCGTCCACTGGGGGCATGCCATTACCTTGTTTAAAATCCTGGGTGCAATTGCTGGCCCGGTCCTGGCAATTGCCGCCATTCAAATCTTGATCTTGAATACAAAACTCCTGCCTCTGGAGTTACGTCCCCCCATTTGGCGTCGATGCGCTTTGGTGGTTTGTGCTCTTTGTTATGGATGTTTGTCTGCTGCACTCCTATGGAATTTGTTTTTTGAGTGA